In Crinalium epipsammum PCC 9333, the genomic window TTGGCGTAGCCGAAGATAGGCTTATAGTAAGGCTTTGAGAGCTTTTTCCGGCTACGCCAATCTTGCGTTTAATTAGGTCTACCTACTTAATTTTAAAATAAGTATTTATTTAGAGTGAGGGATATATTTTTAGTAAGATATAGTAAACCTGGAGTCATAAAACTTTTGGTATAGTATTGAATGTGAGATTAGATACTAATTTCGTTTCCTCCTGAAAGTCAGTGTTATGCCAATAGTTAAATTTAAGGTGTAAAGCCCTAGTATGAGGGGCTGTTGGCTGATGCAAGGCGGAAACTGTTCAAAGAAGGCAGAAGGCGGAGTCGAACACAGATATTTAAATATTTGCGTTTATATTTCTATATTTAATATTTGTGATTTTTTGTTAAAATATGGAATGGCGGGAATTAACCATGATTGTAACAGTAAGTAAAATAGCATTTTTTGGTTTAGCTTTAATTATATTGTCTGGAGCAAAGCCAATATCTGATGTGGATAAATTTCAACCTGAGTATAAAAATAGATTATTTTTAACAGCCAATAATAATAAACAAATGCAGGAAATGCAGGTTGCTTTAGCTGGAAGATTTTACCAGGGACTGGCAGTTATCGGCTTTAGCGATGGTAGTAAATATAAGTTTGGTTATCTTAATCAAAAAGGCAAGATAATCATAAAACCACAATTTAATGGCGCTGGGAAGTTCTCTAGTGGTTTAGCACCTGTAGGAATTGGTAATAAATTTGGATATATCAATCAAACTGGAACTGTAGTTATTAAGCCAGAATTTGATGAAGCTGAAAGTTTTTCTGAAGGTTTAGGGCGAATAGGAATTCGTGCGAGATATGGATATGTTAACAAATTAGGAAAAGTAGTAATTAAGCCACAATTTGAATATGCTAAAATGTTTTCCGAAAATCTAGCTGTTGTGGAGATTAACGGTAAGACGGGCTACATTGACAAAACAGGTAAAGTAGCCATTCAGCCACAGTTTAATGGTGCTGCTAGTTTTTCCGAAGGTTTAGCTGCTGTTGAAGTTAAGGGCAAACTTGGTTTTATAGACAAAACTGGCAAGATAGTTATTAAACCACAATTTGATG contains:
- a CDS encoding WG repeat-containing protein — translated: MIVTVSKIAFFGLALIILSGAKPISDVDKFQPEYKNRLFLTANNNKQMQEMQVALAGRFYQGLAVIGFSDGSKYKFGYLNQKGKIIIKPQFNGAGKFSSGLAPVGIGNKFGYINQTGTVVIKPEFDEAESFSEGLGRIGIRARYGYVNKLGKVVIKPQFEYAKMFSENLAVVEINGKTGYIDKTGKVAIQPQFNGAASFSEGLAAVEVKGKLGFIDKTGKIVIKPQFDEVAHFSEGLAVVKIKNKYGYIDKLGNVAIPLQFEQAEMKENSYYQEPAAFSFSQGLASVRIDGKRAYINKNGSVVISTEFTRASNFVEGMAGIEIDGKIGYIDLTGKLVIPAKFEWAEPFSEGLAAVVVNSEWGYINRAGKYVIRANFNKNP